In a single window of the Hoyosella subflava DQS3-9A1 genome:
- a CDS encoding alpha/beta fold hydrolase, with the protein MFRLGLLTALLVVATLLPPVAHASTPLTWGPCPTEARAPDAECAEVSVPLDHNAPERSSITISVSRIRATGERRGVLFGNPGGPGTDALGMFSAERGVAFPPALREHFDLVAMQPRGLRWSTPLECDTTAGAFAVGALLRQACDPAYADTITTENTARDLEVVRQALSEDTVHLYGLSYGAALMADYATLFPHHVDKMVLDSGVAPDSRWLNLYTDRVPARMQRLHDLFAWIAQRNDIYGLGATPRAVYQRWSDRIKQESGAPAPVPPPPARPGDTPPQLSPWRDEYLAIDDALTEPIWRTTQYAYPGARPSRLYDFTVFVGLYRSASWPEIADAIRHGTPDTRTDPVPLSMQYVITAITCNENANPPAAHTIPNTAWNYLTGGNRIVAEADVFGSGLLCAGWAPVTQPVPWSGEKLRHPPLVLHQTGDAAAPYAGGQALAATFGARMITVDGGDHGVAIHDLPETDQAITNYLLGGE; encoded by the coding sequence ATGTTCAGGCTAGGTTTACTCACCGCACTGTTGGTGGTCGCTACGCTGCTGCCTCCAGTCGCGCATGCCAGCACACCGCTCACGTGGGGGCCCTGTCCCACCGAGGCGCGGGCACCGGACGCCGAGTGCGCTGAGGTCAGCGTCCCCCTTGACCACAACGCGCCTGAGCGCAGCTCAATCACAATCTCGGTGTCGCGCATTCGCGCTACTGGTGAGCGCCGTGGTGTGCTCTTCGGCAACCCCGGCGGCCCTGGTACGGATGCACTGGGCATGTTCTCTGCCGAACGCGGCGTGGCGTTCCCGCCGGCGCTGCGTGAGCATTTTGACCTCGTGGCGATGCAGCCCCGCGGACTGCGCTGGTCGACCCCACTGGAATGTGACACCACTGCCGGTGCATTCGCGGTCGGCGCTCTATTGCGGCAAGCATGTGACCCTGCGTATGCCGACACGATCACCACGGAAAACACCGCACGCGACCTCGAAGTCGTCCGGCAAGCCCTGAGCGAGGACACCGTCCACCTCTATGGCCTGTCCTACGGCGCAGCATTGATGGCTGACTATGCGACGCTGTTTCCCCACCACGTCGACAAGATGGTGCTCGATTCCGGTGTCGCCCCCGATTCACGCTGGCTGAATCTATACACCGACCGCGTACCCGCACGCATGCAGCGCCTGCACGATCTGTTCGCCTGGATCGCGCAGCGCAACGACATCTACGGTTTAGGCGCAACACCCCGCGCGGTGTACCAGCGGTGGTCAGACCGGATTAAGCAGGAAAGCGGCGCACCCGCACCCGTTCCCCCACCACCAGCGCGACCCGGTGACACACCGCCGCAACTTTCTCCCTGGAGGGATGAATACCTCGCCATCGACGACGCACTGACCGAACCCATATGGCGCACTACCCAATACGCCTATCCCGGTGCACGGCCTTCACGCCTCTACGACTTCACCGTTTTCGTCGGTCTGTACCGCAGTGCATCATGGCCGGAAATCGCCGACGCCATACGCCACGGCACACCCGACACCCGCACCGACCCCGTGCCGCTGTCCATGCAATACGTCATCACCGCGATCACTTGCAACGAAAACGCTAACCCTCCTGCCGCCCACACCATTCCGAACACCGCCTGGAACTACCTGACCGGCGGGAACCGGATCGTCGCGGAAGCGGATGTCTTCGGATCCGGCTTGCTCTGCGCAGGATGGGCACCAGTCACGCAACCCGTGCCATGGTCAGGCGAGAAGCTGCGGCACCCACCACTCGTCCTGCACCAGACAGGAGACGCCGCCGCACCCTACGCCGGAGGCCAGGCACTAGCTGCCACATTCGGCGCACGGATGATAACGGTCGACGGAGGCGACCACGGTGTAGCGATCCACGACCTGCCGGAGACAGATCAGGCAATCACGAATTACCTGCTTGGCGGCGAGTGA
- a CDS encoding DUF7937 domain-containing protein, producing MASRYVPASQPSGATAIAAAVLAILGGGVAALGVGAFLDLVADIGWEAALAISGFGLGGLDWWQAAVVVGQVSNVLTAVLLLVGAAALLQKKRSGRTMIIYGCVVVLVNHAVTLLASFQLARSFRAAFSDAPGFDEVFGIAIAYVGWLTLLAVAFPIVTLFLAASQKTVKWCDSRSAGRRAGDLDIAEVSAHWLPPSPDSRVDDRDTGSYRHIEQSRLPLDRPSESADQPSPWPDLETLRARAGTVGSEVARAPRAHVLCDGAAIVLMLTALLLPWNQELARVRLSVAPDLAAVIWLTTLLAITGVAWPYLAQAGVDAASPRRSAHSMFRTMGVAAYLLTATAVLVVDVVRALLVLVDASVWSKGVGPGVWFALAGGTLAIYWRHPQGVPSRNINGPLAPMQTVMTCALVLCGLSALLAVTSVVLNSSAGMTAASSFAADSLYAIVGVAAVSLPGIILAMMAVIGMRWDPAPWCVALACVSGAVLFAGLLRASSGSKGIEYFLSSSYYAMPLWAVAGAMAVAVLVRSPSVIGEGHRGYVWLVACRYMFALVAVWSFGRGTLFVLLELLDVGYLLGPGVLTLPQSTVLAAFGFATGLLAVAGMASLKARYGVGADPRPQRHVAFVCAAGALLMALGRIVAADAVGGAGRLVTMDYAMIGLMVMVAVVILFAPPIRDLYAGMALFPSSRSTALAAAEPDAAEPDAERAAASDPHTSRRELTRIARARPDLRPTVAANPSAYHELIAWLRSLGDPEIDEALTSRPHAEGAGK from the coding sequence ATGGCTTCGCGTTACGTTCCCGCGTCGCAGCCGAGTGGAGCGACGGCGATCGCTGCGGCGGTGCTGGCGATACTCGGCGGGGGGGTCGCCGCGCTCGGCGTGGGAGCGTTCCTCGACCTCGTTGCGGATATCGGTTGGGAAGCAGCTCTGGCAATCTCAGGTTTTGGGCTCGGCGGGCTTGACTGGTGGCAAGCGGCGGTTGTCGTCGGGCAGGTGTCCAATGTGCTCACCGCTGTACTCCTGCTGGTAGGCGCAGCTGCGCTGCTTCAGAAGAAGCGATCTGGCCGGACGATGATCATCTACGGGTGCGTTGTCGTGCTCGTCAACCATGCCGTGACTCTTTTGGCTTCGTTTCAACTCGCGCGGAGCTTCCGCGCGGCGTTCAGCGATGCCCCAGGATTCGACGAAGTGTTCGGGATCGCGATCGCGTACGTGGGATGGCTTACCCTACTCGCGGTGGCCTTCCCGATCGTCACCCTGTTTCTCGCGGCTTCGCAGAAGACCGTGAAGTGGTGCGACTCGCGGTCGGCCGGGCGTCGCGCCGGTGACCTGGATATCGCCGAAGTGTCAGCACATTGGCTGCCTCCCTCACCGGACTCCCGTGTTGACGATCGCGACACTGGTTCCTACCGGCATATCGAGCAGTCCCGGCTGCCCCTCGATCGGCCGTCGGAATCGGCAGACCAGCCCTCGCCGTGGCCGGACCTCGAAACGCTCCGCGCGCGAGCGGGGACAGTCGGTTCCGAGGTGGCGCGTGCACCGCGCGCACACGTGCTGTGCGACGGTGCCGCGATCGTCCTGATGCTAACCGCGCTGTTGTTGCCGTGGAACCAAGAACTGGCGAGGGTCCGGCTCAGCGTTGCGCCGGACCTCGCCGCCGTCATCTGGCTCACCACCCTGCTGGCGATCACTGGGGTGGCGTGGCCATACCTGGCGCAGGCAGGTGTGGATGCCGCTTCACCGCGTCGCAGCGCTCACTCGATGTTTAGAACGATGGGGGTTGCCGCGTACTTGCTGACAGCGACCGCGGTTCTCGTTGTCGACGTTGTTCGTGCGCTGCTCGTGCTGGTCGACGCCTCTGTCTGGAGCAAGGGGGTCGGGCCGGGAGTGTGGTTCGCGCTGGCTGGCGGAACGCTCGCCATCTATTGGCGTCACCCGCAGGGCGTTCCGTCGCGAAACATCAACGGGCCCTTAGCTCCAATGCAGACTGTGATGACGTGTGCTCTCGTGCTGTGCGGGTTGTCAGCGCTGCTCGCGGTGACGTCCGTCGTGCTCAACTCGAGCGCCGGAATGACGGCGGCCAGTTCGTTTGCTGCGGACTCGCTGTACGCGATCGTCGGCGTCGCGGCCGTCTCCCTTCCCGGAATCATCCTCGCGATGATGGCGGTGATCGGTATGCGGTGGGATCCGGCGCCGTGGTGTGTGGCCTTAGCGTGCGTTTCCGGCGCCGTGTTGTTCGCGGGGCTTCTGCGCGCGTCATCGGGATCGAAGGGGATCGAATATTTCCTGAGCAGCTCGTATTACGCGATGCCGCTATGGGCGGTTGCGGGAGCTATGGCCGTCGCAGTTCTGGTGAGGTCGCCGAGCGTCATTGGGGAGGGGCATCGCGGTTATGTGTGGCTGGTGGCGTGCCGATATATGTTCGCGCTCGTCGCGGTGTGGAGCTTCGGAAGGGGAACCCTCTTCGTCCTGCTCGAACTATTGGACGTTGGATACCTATTGGGACCTGGTGTTCTGACTCTGCCGCAGTCAACGGTTCTGGCGGCCTTCGGATTTGCGACAGGTCTACTCGCAGTCGCCGGGATGGCCAGCCTAAAGGCTCGGTACGGCGTGGGAGCGGATCCGCGTCCGCAGCGTCACGTCGCATTTGTTTGTGCGGCGGGAGCACTCCTGATGGCTTTGGGCAGGATTGTTGCTGCGGACGCGGTAGGCGGCGCTGGACGCCTCGTGACGATGGATTACGCGATGATCGGTCTCATGGTCATGGTCGCGGTCGTGATTCTGTTCGCACCTCCGATCCGTGACCTGTATGCGGGCATGGCTTTGTTTCCAAGCTCCAGATCGACGGCACTCGCCGCTGCCGAGCCGGATGCGGCCGAGCCGGATGCTGAGCGTGCCGCAGCGTCCGACCCGCACACGTCCAGGCGGGAACTCACGAGGATCGCGCGAGCACGCCCCGACCTGCGTCCCACAGTGGCGGCGAACCCATCCGCCTACCACGAGCTGATTGCTTGGCTACGAAGTCTCGGTGACCCCGAAATCGACGAGGCGCTGACCTCGCGCCCACACGCTGAAGGAGCAGGCAAGTAG
- a CDS encoding DUF1707 SHOCT-like domain-containing protein yields MDAVNGPGNERRIGDAERQRGLDLLTRAMSLGYLDVDEYTQRSGDCAVAKFQHEIDALTQDLPSAMPEPSPPVTLPNPKSPWPIPAVLLNMLGGFFLAVMVADSSVGEFFVGLAIAGACVGGAYAIRMKHRSKPQPAVPETGKSGRTWNVAAIVTLGFGLLTTLVMITTPGDSVRDHIGSVLFGLVIVATGIALRGPRRKRAVSTNSQRTPVFPPNASGPRGPGLAAPHGGPARTAPPPPPPAAPPTHRPAPEYMNYPPPPPPYPHRPPTDWSQPPQWPRV; encoded by the coding sequence GTGGACGCTGTTAACGGACCAGGCAATGAGCGACGCATTGGTGACGCTGAACGTCAGCGCGGGTTAGATCTGCTGACCCGCGCGATGTCTCTCGGTTATCTGGACGTGGACGAATACACCCAACGCTCCGGGGACTGTGCAGTTGCGAAGTTTCAGCACGAGATTGACGCGCTCACCCAGGATCTTCCGTCGGCGATGCCCGAGCCGTCGCCCCCGGTAACCTTGCCCAACCCGAAAAGCCCATGGCCGATTCCGGCAGTCCTCCTCAACATGCTCGGTGGCTTCTTCCTCGCAGTGATGGTTGCCGACTCGTCAGTCGGTGAGTTCTTCGTGGGACTGGCCATTGCCGGGGCATGCGTGGGCGGGGCGTACGCGATTCGCATGAAGCATCGCAGCAAACCTCAGCCAGCAGTACCGGAAACCGGAAAATCAGGCCGAACATGGAACGTCGCCGCGATCGTGACGCTGGGCTTCGGCCTGCTGACCACCCTCGTTATGATCACCACGCCAGGTGACTCTGTGAGAGACCACATCGGCTCAGTACTCTTCGGCCTCGTCATCGTTGCGACCGGGATTGCACTTCGTGGGCCTCGGCGCAAAAGAGCAGTCTCGACGAACAGTCAGCGCACCCCGGTCTTCCCGCCCAACGCTAGTGGGCCTAGGGGTCCGGGATTAGCCGCGCCTCACGGTGGACCCGCACGCACGGCTCCGCCTCCCCCGCCGCCCGCAGCTCCGCCGACTCATCGACCCGCGCCGGAATACATGAACTATCCGCCGCCACCTCCGCCATACCCGCACCGGCCGCCCACTGACTGGAGTCAGCCTCCACAGTGGCCGCGCGTATGA
- a CDS encoding TetR/AcrR family transcriptional regulator produces METVRERRRLQTREEILAAAWTVAREDGLARLSLRDLARRVGMRAPSLYSYFPSKEAIYDAMFAHGQQEFADQVAETPRMGSSREVFRRAAHSFFDFCVKDPVRYLLLFQRTIPDFEPSPESYRLAEENLGKFAQFMKDCGVTDTRAVDMWTAMLTGLVSQQLSNEPGGDRWARLLDELVDLYCDHIGL; encoded by the coding sequence ATGGAAACTGTTCGGGAACGACGCCGGTTGCAGACTCGTGAGGAGATTCTTGCTGCGGCATGGACGGTGGCACGGGAGGACGGGCTTGCGCGCCTGTCGTTGCGAGATCTCGCTAGGCGGGTCGGAATGCGCGCGCCGAGCCTGTATAGCTACTTCCCGTCGAAAGAGGCGATCTATGACGCGATGTTCGCGCACGGACAGCAGGAGTTCGCGGACCAGGTCGCTGAGACGCCGAGAATGGGCAGCTCGCGAGAAGTATTTCGCCGTGCCGCCCACAGTTTCTTCGACTTCTGTGTCAAGGATCCTGTCCGGTACCTGCTGTTGTTCCAGCGGACCATCCCCGATTTCGAGCCATCGCCCGAGTCCTACAGGCTCGCCGAAGAGAATCTCGGCAAATTCGCCCAGTTCATGAAGGACTGCGGCGTCACCGACACGCGTGCCGTCGACATGTGGACGGCGATGCTCACCGGGCTGGTCAGTCAGCAGCTGTCCAACGAACCCGGCGGTGACCGCTGGGCCCGCCTCCTCGACGAACTCGTCGACCTGTACTGCGATCACATCGGACTTTAA
- a CDS encoding LuxR C-terminal-related transcriptional regulator: protein MHAETAEQLEQGKRALANGDWETARELLGRAVSGTDDPDVKFHYARAAEWAGDYRDAVKYYERAFTGYCEKRRFRDAAFIAGRELSFLHAAVYGNAPVAEGWLQRALDLAHDIGDCTEAGWVELAAALMTDDPDTKDRHIARAEAITEMTGDVNLRFAAMAHAGVSRVLRGQIVEGIRLLDASATAVISGEVTDYLVAGEIFCHMLFSCEAAQDVVRAQRWLTAATEYGARSHADWIPAICRTHFGGILTAAGRLTDAEEQLSSALRLYDASYEALRSSAMVRLADLRVRQGRFDEAARMLAGFEFDSFAVRPLARLHFARGDLGMARRVLGRVLTAECTPMNAPHWALLTEIAVATDDMPTAIDAESRLTQLARRCELPSILAYSEYACGLVREAAGKNGDALTAYDHSLKHFSEAALPLEAARTRLAIARLTATTDPKTAASEAQTALRVFETLAARFEADQTASLLRQLGQPGRRSPRTPGPLTNRENEVLHLVSEGFTNDEIADRLFLSKRTVEHHISSIFRKLGVSSRAEAIAAALRGSGE, encoded by the coding sequence GTGCACGCAGAGACTGCGGAGCAGCTCGAGCAGGGCAAGCGGGCGCTCGCGAACGGAGACTGGGAGACCGCGCGGGAGCTCCTTGGCCGCGCGGTGTCCGGTACCGATGACCCGGACGTCAAGTTTCACTATGCCCGTGCAGCCGAATGGGCTGGCGATTACCGTGATGCAGTCAAGTACTACGAGCGTGCCTTCACCGGGTACTGCGAGAAACGCCGGTTCCGGGATGCCGCGTTCATCGCCGGACGTGAACTGAGTTTCCTGCATGCCGCTGTGTACGGCAACGCCCCAGTGGCCGAGGGGTGGCTCCAGCGGGCGCTCGATCTGGCGCACGATATCGGCGATTGCACGGAGGCCGGATGGGTGGAACTCGCTGCCGCGTTGATGACCGACGATCCGGATACGAAAGACCGCCATATCGCGCGGGCTGAAGCCATCACAGAGATGACCGGGGATGTGAATCTCCGGTTCGCCGCGATGGCCCACGCCGGTGTCTCGCGGGTGCTGCGCGGCCAGATCGTCGAAGGGATTCGCCTTCTGGACGCGTCCGCGACCGCGGTGATCAGTGGTGAGGTCACCGATTACCTTGTGGCTGGAGAGATCTTCTGCCACATGCTGTTCAGCTGTGAAGCTGCGCAAGATGTGGTGCGCGCGCAGCGGTGGCTGACGGCCGCCACAGAGTATGGAGCACGCTCGCACGCGGACTGGATCCCAGCGATCTGCCGGACTCACTTCGGCGGGATCCTCACTGCGGCTGGGCGTTTAACCGATGCTGAAGAGCAACTCTCCAGTGCGCTGAGACTGTACGACGCGAGCTACGAGGCACTGCGCTCGTCTGCGATGGTTCGCCTCGCGGACCTGCGGGTACGCCAGGGGCGGTTCGACGAGGCGGCGCGAATGCTGGCTGGTTTCGAATTCGATTCCTTCGCCGTGCGTCCGCTCGCGCGATTGCACTTTGCCCGCGGCGACCTGGGCATGGCGCGGCGCGTCCTCGGCCGCGTTCTCACCGCCGAATGCACACCGATGAACGCCCCGCATTGGGCGCTGCTCACCGAAATCGCCGTCGCCACCGACGACATGCCGACGGCCATCGACGCGGAGTCACGCCTCACCCAGCTCGCACGACGATGCGAACTCCCCAGCATCCTCGCGTACTCCGAATACGCTTGCGGACTAGTCCGCGAAGCTGCGGGCAAAAATGGCGATGCTCTGACGGCCTACGATCACTCATTGAAGCATTTCAGCGAAGCTGCGCTGCCACTCGAAGCAGCGCGGACCCGTCTCGCGATCGCTCGCCTCACAGCGACAACCGACCCGAAGACCGCGGCAAGTGAAGCACAGACCGCACTCCGTGTCTTCGAAACACTAGCGGCACGGTTCGAAGCCGATCAAACTGCCAGCCTGCTCCGGCAACTCGGCCAGCCAGGGCGCCGCTCTCCAAGAACCCCAGGGCCGCTGACTAATCGCGAGAACGAGGTGCTGCACCTCGTCTCGGAAGGTTTCACAAACGATGAGATTGCAGACCGCCTCTTCCTCAGCAAACGCACTGTCGAACACCACATCAGTAGCATCTTCCGGAAGCTCGGGGTCTCCTCGCGGGCCGAAGCGATCGCTGCAGCTCTGCGGGGGTCGGGCGAATAG
- a CDS encoding DUF2510 domain-containing protein, producing the protein MSASNSARPGWYPDPSGQQGVERFWNGAAWTAQVRTSRSAKPANSVPDAASPGADHAKLWLASGLPSAGPGEIIPPRPLRLEDIIAGAARLMKAQPGWLIGFPAAVSAVMTLLWFGATAALGIRIISSIDVSAGSFFSLIVLLFLLIFAIELAAFAVIATAVVVVSAPAIRGKAIATRSTRDTIIASAPRLAGFMVVYGVLTLAPYVVGGVVLVTVPILLLFVPVGWAFTVWLVVRYSLAIPIILLEGATTLNAMRRSDQLIQGSWWRSLGIQVVALALMWCAFIVGYAVTFGLGLFLIGAGWAFYVAVVLLLYYDLTLRREGATPVLTREGSDD; encoded by the coding sequence GTGTCTGCATCCAACTCAGCTCGCCCCGGCTGGTACCCGGATCCATCCGGTCAGCAAGGCGTTGAACGATTCTGGAATGGTGCGGCGTGGACGGCGCAAGTGCGTACGTCGCGATCTGCTAAGCCTGCAAACTCTGTGCCGGATGCAGCATCGCCGGGTGCAGATCACGCAAAACTGTGGCTCGCGTCGGGTCTGCCATCGGCGGGGCCTGGCGAGATCATTCCGCCGCGGCCCTTGCGGCTTGAAGACATTATCGCTGGGGCAGCGCGCCTCATGAAGGCGCAGCCAGGGTGGCTTATCGGATTCCCGGCCGCGGTTTCGGCTGTGATGACGCTGTTGTGGTTTGGCGCCACAGCGGCACTCGGCATACGGATAATCAGCAGCATCGATGTGAGCGCGGGGAGTTTCTTCTCGCTGATCGTGTTGCTGTTTCTGCTGATTTTCGCCATCGAGCTCGCAGCGTTCGCGGTGATAGCCACCGCCGTGGTTGTCGTTTCTGCGCCTGCGATCCGCGGGAAGGCCATCGCCACGCGATCAACGCGCGACACAATCATCGCGTCGGCCCCGCGTCTGGCCGGGTTCATGGTGGTCTATGGCGTTCTTACGCTGGCGCCTTATGTCGTCGGCGGTGTGGTCCTCGTGACGGTTCCGATTCTTCTTCTGTTTGTTCCAGTGGGCTGGGCTTTTACGGTGTGGCTGGTGGTGCGGTATTCGCTGGCGATCCCGATCATTCTGCTGGAGGGCGCGACGACGCTGAACGCAATGCGCCGCTCAGACCAGCTAATTCAGGGGTCGTGGTGGCGGTCCCTGGGCATTCAGGTAGTGGCCTTAGCCCTGATGTGGTGCGCATTCATCGTCGGCTACGCCGTGACGTTCGGCCTCGGCTTGTTCTTGATTGGAGCTGGCTGGGCGTTCTACGTCGCTGTGGTTTTGCTGCTGTATTACGACCTCACATTGCGCAGGGAAGGCGCCACGCCAGTGTTGACGCGGGAGGGTTCAGATGACTAG
- a CDS encoding response regulator transcription factor: protein MIDTHPRESESLLAETSATSSRSRVHRIGLVEDQQIYAIGLSVLFSNESDLNLVAIAPTVSSLLKTNYALDLVIVDLRFADGPAMRSDFGALQQRSIKIVLLTSGDDRYLIRSAARWGAFGVILKSDTPEVALDAIRLAAADKPLMSVDAEWTASLDAEGGETEVRLPERQQQVLALYAAGEKAATVARRMNLSVDTVNDYITRIRRKYAEIGRPAPTKMDLYKRALEDGWLPVPRRRRGSTSEAR, encoded by the coding sequence ATGATTGACACGCATCCCCGAGAGTCAGAGTCTCTATTAGCGGAGACAAGCGCGACCTCATCGCGCAGCCGCGTGCACCGGATAGGTTTGGTCGAAGATCAGCAGATATACGCCATCGGGCTGTCAGTTCTGTTCTCGAACGAGTCCGACCTGAACCTCGTCGCGATAGCCCCCACGGTGTCATCGCTGCTCAAAACGAACTACGCACTCGACCTCGTCATCGTGGATCTGCGCTTCGCGGACGGACCCGCAATGCGGTCAGACTTCGGTGCACTGCAGCAACGTTCGATCAAAATAGTGCTCTTGACATCCGGGGATGACCGGTACCTGATCAGATCGGCGGCAAGGTGGGGCGCGTTCGGAGTGATCCTGAAGTCCGACACCCCAGAGGTGGCGCTTGATGCTATTCGGTTGGCGGCTGCGGACAAGCCGCTCATGAGTGTCGATGCGGAATGGACCGCATCACTCGACGCTGAAGGTGGCGAAACTGAAGTGCGGCTCCCGGAACGCCAGCAACAAGTACTCGCGCTGTATGCCGCCGGCGAGAAAGCGGCAACAGTCGCGCGGCGAATGAATCTCTCGGTCGACACCGTCAACGACTACATCACGAGGATTCGCCGGAAGTACGCGGAGATCGGGAGACCTGCGCCCACGAAAATGGATCTGTATAAGCGGGCGCTCGAGGATGGCTGGCTGCCGGTACCCCGTCGGCGTCGGGGGAGCACGAGCGAGGCGCGGTGA
- a CDS encoding DUF2510 domain-containing protein has protein sequence MSNNYGHQDDYWLAQSATPTEQFPHAQPPGMAPHAAGSGFAHTPDHRPTSAPAGWYPDARDRTIQRWWDGQGWTAHIAPLVAQPAAGYYPPYSPPPIYINNMASSSSPVMVNYQRPVNHLLHFILTILTFGLWLPIWIIVTVARR, from the coding sequence GTGAGCAATAATTACGGGCATCAAGATGATTACTGGCTAGCGCAGTCAGCCACGCCCACGGAACAATTTCCGCATGCGCAGCCGCCAGGTATGGCTCCGCATGCCGCGGGATCTGGTTTTGCTCATACCCCTGATCACCGGCCAACCTCGGCGCCGGCTGGGTGGTATCCGGATGCCAGGGATCGGACGATTCAGCGCTGGTGGGACGGGCAGGGGTGGACAGCTCACATCGCTCCCCTTGTCGCTCAGCCAGCGGCAGGCTACTACCCGCCATACAGTCCCCCGCCGATCTACATCAACAACATGGCATCATCGAGTTCGCCTGTCATGGTCAACTACCAGCGGCCCGTCAACCACCTTCTTCATTTCATTCTGACGATCCTGACGTTCGGCCTCTGGTTGCCCATCTGGATTATTGTGACCGTCGCCCGCCGGTAG
- a CDS encoding nucleoside triphosphate pyrophosphohydrolase, with protein sequence MGKLVRDKIPELIRASGRMPTVRVLNDNEFAEALHDKLIEEVAELREAATSIDCLAEASDVLEVLKAVVGLHGFDIDDVVRAAAQKATDRGSFADRLYLDGSSHTRGHCGG encoded by the coding sequence GTGGGCAAGCTCGTGCGAGACAAGATTCCTGAACTGATCCGCGCGAGTGGGCGAATGCCGACTGTTCGCGTGCTGAACGACAACGAGTTCGCCGAAGCGCTGCACGACAAGCTCATCGAGGAAGTCGCGGAACTCCGCGAAGCCGCTACCAGTATCGACTGCCTAGCGGAGGCAAGCGATGTACTCGAAGTTCTGAAGGCCGTCGTCGGTTTACATGGGTTCGACATCGATGACGTCGTGCGAGCAGCCGCACAGAAAGCCACCGACCGAGGGTCTTTCGCAGATCGCCTCTACCTAGACGGATCGAGTCATACGCGCGGCCACTGTGGAGGCTGA
- a CDS encoding maleylpyruvate isomerase family mycothiol-dependent enzyme: MTMSATPVTASTVPPISHSEAHDLAREAYERFAAVLRQVQPDQWSNQTDCAAWTVRDLAGHLAGAMQSAASVRQMIREQWEVKRRAKTLGGDEVDHMTAVQVERTAHLSTAELVSLCAELAPKAARGRSRIPAAARRFARFPVTIGDQIDETWSLGYLVDVILTRDTWLHRIDLCRAIGVNPVLDAKHDGRIIADIVAEWARRHGKPFDLTLTGPAFGVYENPGADAEKITIDAVEYCRILSGRTSGDGLLGVAVPF; the protein is encoded by the coding sequence ATGACCATGTCGGCAACCCCAGTGACCGCTTCGACGGTCCCGCCCATCAGCCACAGCGAAGCGCATGACCTCGCCCGCGAGGCATACGAGCGATTCGCGGCGGTGCTGCGGCAGGTGCAGCCAGACCAGTGGAGCAATCAGACAGATTGTGCCGCGTGGACCGTGCGTGACCTCGCCGGGCACCTCGCGGGTGCGATGCAGTCTGCGGCGTCCGTGCGCCAGATGATCCGGGAACAGTGGGAAGTGAAGCGCCGCGCTAAGACACTCGGTGGCGACGAGGTCGACCACATGACCGCCGTCCAGGTCGAACGCACAGCCCACCTGTCGACGGCCGAGCTTGTCTCGCTCTGCGCAGAACTCGCACCCAAGGCCGCGCGGGGGCGCTCCCGGATACCCGCAGCAGCGCGGCGGTTCGCGCGATTCCCGGTGACCATCGGCGATCAGATTGACGAAACGTGGTCGCTCGGATACCTCGTGGACGTCATCCTCACCCGGGATACCTGGTTGCATCGAATCGACCTCTGCCGTGCGATCGGCGTGAATCCCGTGCTCGATGCCAAGCATGACGGGCGGATCATCGCCGACATTGTTGCCGAATGGGCTAGGCGGCACGGGAAGCCGTTTGACCTGACACTGACCGGGCCAGCCTTTGGAGTGTACGAAAATCCCGGCGCGGACGCGGAAAAGATCACGATCGATGCCGTCGAGTACTGCCGGATCCTCTCCGGCAGAACCAGTGGCGATGGGCTGCTCGGTGTAGCGGTGCCCTTCTGA